A single window of Pungitius pungitius chromosome 20, fPunPun2.1, whole genome shotgun sequence DNA harbors:
- the LOC134107859 gene encoding trace amine-associated receptor 1-like yields the protein MEPEATDNGSYAVSDSHPCYKLDNTTYSFTSNPSILCVSLYVFLGILSAVTMCGNLLVIISVSYFKQLHVPTNFLILSLAVADLLVGVVVFPFSMVFTVTSCWHHEGLFCKVRGGFDVTLSTASILHLCCISIDRYYAVCQPLSYKSKVNDRVTGMMILMSWAVAVLIGIVVAGFNQGKCEESCLIDALILTTLACIFSFYVPVIIMLSIYLKIFLVAKRQVISIQNTTGLTKKSGTNVSKRERKATKTLAIVLGVFLLCWAPYFLCIILQPLTYNVTPIAVIETLNWIALSNSMLNPFIYAFFYSWFRSAFKMIICGKVFGRNFANSKLS from the coding sequence ATGGAACCAGAAGCGACTGACAACGGGTCTTACGCCGTTAGTGACTCACATCCCTGCTACAAATTAGACAATACAACGTACTCATTCACTAGCAACCCTTCCATATTATGTGTTTCATTATATGTTTTCCTTGGCATATTATCGGCCGTCACAATGTGTGGAAACCTTCTTGTAATAATCTCCGTTTCTTACTTCAAACAGCTTCACGTCCCTACTAACTTCCTCATTCTGTCACTGGCTGTTGCTGATCTGCTTGTCGGAGTTGTGGTCTTCCCTTTCAGCATGGTTTTCACTGTGACCTCGTGTTGGCATCATGAGGGTTTGTTCTGTAAAGTAAGAGGAGGCTTTGATGTGACACTGAGCACAGCTTCTATTTTGCACCTGTGCTGTATTTCTATTGACAGATACTACGCTGTATGTCAGCCCCTCTCttataaaagtaaagtaaatgatCGTGTCACTGGGATGATGATCCTGATGAGCTGGGCCGTGGCTGTTCTAATTGGCATTGTAGTTGCAGGTTTTAATCAAGGAAAATGTGAAGAAAGTTGCTTAATTGATGCTCTTATATTAACTACTCTGgcgtgtattttttctttttatgttcCTGTCATTATAATGCTCAGTATCTACTTAAAAATCTTCCTTGTTGCAAAGAGACAGGTAATCAGTATTCAGAACACAACCGGTCTTACCAAAAAGTCTGGAACAAATGTGagtaagagggagagaaaggccaCCAAAACTCTGGCTATTGTTTTGGGAGTTTTTCTCCTATGTTGGGCTCCATACTTTCTTTGTATCATTCTTCAGCCTTTAACGTACAATGTGACACCAATTGCTGTGATTGAAACTCTTAACTGGATTGCACTTTCAAATTCAATgctcaatccatttatttatgcatttttttacaGCTGGTTCAGATCAgctttcaaaatgatcatttgtgggaAAGTATTTGGAAGGAATTTTGCAAACTCAAAACTCTCATGA
- the LOC119195317 gene encoding trace amine-associated receptor 1-like: MKLDMEINQTNALTKIHPCYKIDVSYVLAINPSAICALFHIFLGLLSAITVCGNLLVIIAIIYFKQLQDSTNFLILSLAVADLLVGVLVFPLTMEFSITFCLYDEDIFCKVRSTFDVLLCTCSILNLCCISVDRYYAVCQPLTYRAKINNHVVAIMILVSWGVSSVIAISFTVIAIYQEKCTAKCKIVALMANILGLIFSFYLPAFVMVFIYLKIFLVAQRQARRIQNTKRGVTVKMETKATKTLAIVMGLFLMAWLPFFLCTTVLSFSHVNVPLPLIELLNWFALSNSTLNPFIYALFYSWFKSAFRIIISGKIFQGNFKNTNLH; encoded by the coding sequence ATGAAGTTGGATATGGAAATCAATCAGACTAATGCTCTTACCAAGATACATCCCTGTTATAAAATAGATGTTTCTTATGTACTTGCAATCAACCCTTCTGCAATATGTGCATTGTTTCATATTTTCCTTGGCCTGTTATCTGCTATAACTGTATGTGGAAACCTTCTCGTAATAATCGCCATCATTTACTTCAAACAGCTCCAAGATTCTACAAActtcctcattctctctcttGCTGTGGCTGACTTACTTGTTGGAGTTTTAGTCTTTCCTCTTACCATGGAATTCTCTATAACCTTTTGTCTGTACGATGAAGATATATTTTGTAAAGTACGCAGCACCTTTGATGTATTACTGTGCACATGTTCTATTCTAAACTTGTGTTGCATTTCAGTTGATCGATATTATGCCGTGTGTCAGCCTCTGACATACAGAGCTAAGATAAATAATCACGTTGTTGCAATCATGATCTTGGTTAGCTGGGGGGTTTCTAGTGTAATTGCAATCAGCTTCACTGTTATAGCAATTTACCAAGAAAAATGTActgcaaaatgtaaaattgtTGCTTTAATGGCAAACATTTTGGgacttattttctccttttaccTCCCTGCATTCGTAATGGTGTTCATCTACCTAAAAATATTCCTAGTGGCACAAAGACAAGCACGCCGCATCCAGAACACAAAGCGTGGGGTCACTGTCAAGATGGAGACAAAGGCCACCAAAACTCTGGCCATTGTGATGGGATTGTTTTTGATGGCTtggcttcctttctttctttgtacCACCGTTCTATCTTTTAGTCATGTTAATGTGCCGCTTCCCCTGATTGAATTACTTAATTGGTTTGCATTGTCAAATTCTACGCTCAATCCGTTTATTTATGCTTTGTTCTACAGCTGGTTCAAATCAGCGTTCAGAATCATCATTTCAGGAAAGATATTTCAAGGTAATTTTAAGAATACGAACCTACACTGa
- the LOC119195318 gene encoding trace amine-associated receptor 1-like, whose product MEPEATDNGSYAVSDSHPCYKLDNTTYSFTSNPSILCVSLYVFLGILSAVTMCGNLLVIISVSYFKQLHVPTNFLILSLAVADLLVGVVVFPFSMVFTVTSCWHHEGLFCKVRGGFDVTLSTASILHLCCISIDRYYAVCQPLSYKSKVNDRVTGMMILMSWAVAVLIGIVVAGFNQGKCEESCLIDALILTTLACIFSFYVPVIIMLSIYLKIFLVAKRQVISIQNTTGLTKKSGTNVSKRERKATKTLAIVLGVFLLCWAPYFLCIILQPLTYNVTPIAVIETLNWLALSNSMLNPFIYAFFYSWFRSAFKMIICGKVFGRNFANSKLS is encoded by the coding sequence ATGGAACCAGAAGCGACTGACAACGGGTCTTACGCCGTTAGTGACTCACATCCCTGCTACAAATTAGACAATACAACGTACTCATTCACTAGCAACCCTTCCATATTATGTGTTTCATTATATGTTTTCCTTGGCATATTATCGGCCGTCACAATGTGTGGAAACCTTCTTGTAATAATCTCCGTTTCTTACTTCAAACAGCTTCACGTCCCTACTAACTTCCTCATTCTGTCACTGGCTGTTGCTGATCTGCTTGTCGGAGTTGTGGTCTTCCCTTTCAGCATGGTTTTCACTGTGACCTCGTGTTGGCATCATGAGGGTTTGTTCTGTAAAGTAAGAGGAGGCTTTGATGTGACACTGAGCACAGCTTCTATTTTGCACCTGTGCTGTATTTCTATTGACAGATACTACGCTGTATGTCAGCCCCTCTCttataaaagtaaagtaaatgatCGTGTCACTGGGATGATGATCCTGATGAGCTGGGCCGTGGCTGTTCTAATTGGCATTGTAGTTGCAGGTTTTAATCAAGGAAAATGTGAAGAAAGTTGCTTAATTGATGCTCTTATATTAACTACTCTGgcgtgtattttttctttttatgttcCTGTCATTATAATGCTCAGTATCTACTTAAAAATCTTCCTTGTTGCAAAGAGACAGGTAATCAGTATTCAGAACACAACCGGTCTTACCAAAAAGTCTGGAACAAATGTGagtaagagggagagaaaggccaCCAAAACTCTGGCTATTGTTTTGGGAGTTTTTCTCCTATGTTGGGCTCCATACTTTCTTTGTATCATTCTTCAGCCTTTAACGTACAATGTGACACCAATTGCTGTGATTGAAACTCTTAACTGGCTTGCACTTTCAAATTCAATgctcaatccatttatttatgcatttttttacaGCTGGTTCAGATCAgctttcaaaatgatcatttgtgggaAAGTATTTGGAAGGAATTTTGCAAACTCCAAACTCTCATGA
- the LOC134107858 gene encoding adhesion G protein-coupled receptor F5-like, whose protein sequence is MTNPCVARVLLLAAMTLSQAAGFLVLLLVIQPCLQNQTYRESVSSFFEMGISSNTTLNEPVCTKASHINAREKRAVPMSSFDYILQVVINTSDPRSLRALVSNLRPPLLVNTSFEITSINTTTVCSPIEEAYQCRCEESYAWSSNHCVNQNACDDIIGGTCGCLSALPADGQHYLIQSVIQNPNGLLLKNRALV, encoded by the exons ATGACAAATCCTTGTGTTGCACGTGTGCTCCTTCTAGCTGCGATGACACTGTCACAGGCAGCAGGATTCTTGGTGCTCCTCCTGGTAATACAGCCGTGTCTACAGAATCAGACTTACAGAGAGTCTGTGAGTTCATTCTTTGAGATGGGAATATCATCTAATACAACACTTAAC GAACCGGTGTGTACAAAAGCGTCACACATTAATGCCAGAGAAAAACGAGCGG TTCCAATGAGTTCGTTTGATTACATATTACAAGTTGTTATCAACACCTCTGACCCGCGGAGCCTCCGAGCGCTTGTGAGCAACCTCAGACCTCCTCTACTGGTTAACACATCCTTTGAAATTACCAGCATCAACACCACAACAG TGTGTTCACCGATTGAGGAAGCATACCAGTGCAGATGTGAGGAGAGCTACGCTTGGTCATCTAACCACTGCGTTAACCAAAATGCGTGCGATGACATCATCGGTGGCACGTGTGGATGCCTTAGCGCCCTTCCAGCTGACGGCCAGCACT atttgatccaatccgtTATCCAAAATCCTAATGGATTACTTTTGAAAAACCGGGCCCTGGTGTAG
- the LOC119195319 gene encoding trace amine-associated receptor 1-like, whose product MEPEATDNGSYAVSDSHPCYKSDNTTYSFTSNPSILCVSLYVFLGILSAVTICGNLLVIISVSYFKQLHVPTNFLILSLAVADLLVGVVVFPFSMVFTVTSCWHHEGLFYRYYAVCQPLSYKSKVNDRVTGMMILMSWAVAVLIGICIIVASFNQGKCEESCLIDALISTTLACIFSFYIPIIIILGTYLKIFLVAKRQVISIQNTTGLTKKSGTNVSKRERKATKTLAIVLGVFLLCWAPYFLCVPFLPFSNNSVPVPLIETLNWLTLSNSMLNPFIYAFFYSWFRSAFKMIICGKVFWGNFANSKLL is encoded by the exons ATGGAACCAGAAGCGACTGACAACGGGTCTTACGCCGTTAGTGACTCACATCCCTGCTACAAATCAGACAATACAACGTACTCATTCACCAGCAACCCTTCCATATTATGTGTTTCATTATATGTTTTCCTTGGCATATTATCAGCCGTCACAATATGTGGAAACCTTCTTGTAATAATCTCCGTTTCTTACTTCAAACAGCTTCACGTCCCTACTAACTTCCTCATTCTGTCACTGGCTGTTGCTGATCTGCTTGTCGGAGTTGTGGTCTTCCCTTTCAGCATGGTTTTCACTGTGACCTCGTGTTGGCATCATGAGGGTTTGTTCT ACAGATACTACGCTGTATGTCAGCCCCTCTCttataaaagtaaagtaaatgatCGTGTCACTGGGATGATGATCCTGATGAGCTGGGCCGTGGCTGTTCTAATTGGCATCTGCATTATAGTTGCAAGTTTTAATCAAGGAAAATGTGAAGAAAGTTGCTTAATTGATGCTCTTATATCAACCACTCTAgcgtgtattttttctttttatattccaATCATTATAATCCTTGGTACCTACCTAAAAATCTTCCTTGTTGCAAAGAGACAGGTAATCAGCATTCAGAACACAACCGGTCTTACCAAAAAGTCTGGAACAAATGTGagtaagagggagagaaaggccaCAAAAACTCTGGCTATTGTTTTGGGAGTTTTTCTCCTATGTTGGGCTCCATATTTTCTTTGTGTCCCATTTCTGCCTTTTAGTAATAATTCAGTACCAGTTCCTTTAATTGAAACCCTCAACTGGCTTACACTGTCAAATTCAATGcttaatccatttatttatgctTTCTTTTACAGCTGGTTCAGATCAGCTTTCAAAATGATAATTTGTGGAAAAGTATTTTGGGGGAATTTTGCAAATTCCAAACTCCTGTGA
- the LOC134107857 gene encoding trace amine-associated receptor 1-like: MKLDMEINQTNALTKIHPCYKIDVSYVLAINPSAICALFHIFLGLLSAITVCGNLLVIIAIIYFKQLQDSTNFLILSLAVADLLVGVLVFPLTMEFSITFCLYDEDIFCKVRSTFDVLLCTCSILNLCCISVDRYYAVCQPLTYRAKINNHVVAIMILVSWGVSSVIAISFTVIAIYQEKCTAKCKIVALMANILGLIFSFYLPAFVMVFIYLKIFLVAQRQARRIQNTKRGVTVKMETKATKTLAIVMGLFLMAWLPFFLCTTVLSFSHVNVPLPLIELLNWFALSNSTLNPFIYALFYSWFKSAFRIIISGKIFQGNFKNTNLH; encoded by the coding sequence ATGAAGTTGGATATGGAAATCAATCAGACTAATGCTCTTACCAAGATACATCCCTGTTATAAAATAGATGTTTCTTATGTACTTGCAATCAACCCTTCTGCAATATGTGCATTGTTTCATATTTTCCTTGGCCTGTTATCTGCTATAACTGTATGTGGAAACCTTCTCGTAATAATCGCCATCATTTACTTCAAACAGCTCCAAGATTCTACAAActtcctcattctctctcttGCTGTGGCTGACTTACTTGTTGGAGTTTTAGTCTTTCCTCTTACCATGGAATTCTCTATAACCTTTTGTCTGTACGATGAAGATATATTTTGTAAAGTACGCAGCACCTTTGATGTATTACTGTGCACATGTTCTATTCTAAACTTGTGTTGCATTTCAGTTGATCGATATTATGCCGTGTGTCAGCCTCTGACATACAGAGCTAAGATAAATAATCACGTTGTTGCAATCATGATCTTGGTTAGCTGGGGGGTTTCTAGTGTAATTGCAATCAGCTTCACTGTTATAGCAATTTACCAAGAAAAATGTActgcaaaatgtaaaattgtTGCTTTAATGGCAAACATTTTGGgacttattttctccttttaccTCCCTGCATTCGTAATGGTGTTCATCTACCTAAAAATATTCCTAGTGGCACAAAGACAAGCACGCCGCATCCAGAACACAAAGCGTGGGGTCACTGTCAAGATGGAGACAAAGGCCACCAAAACTCTGGCCATTGTGATGGGATTGTTTTTGATGGCTtggcttcctttctttctttgtacCACCGTTCTATCTTTTAGTCATGTTAATGTGCCGCTTCCCCTGATTGAATTACTTAATTGGTTTGCATTGTCAAATTCTACGCTCAATCCGTTTATTTATGCTTTGTTCTACAGCTGGTTCAAATCAGCGTTCAGAATCATCATTTCAGGAAAGATATTTCAAGGTAATTTTAAGAATACAAACCTACACTGa